The sequence below is a genomic window from Phoenix dactylifera cultivar Barhee BC4 chromosome 8, palm_55x_up_171113_PBpolish2nd_filt_p, whole genome shotgun sequence.
ATAAAGGAAATTACATAAAGTCATAAACATTGTAAACCTTGAAAAGAAATGCAAAATCACAGCATCATTTGAACAGCCTCCAACATAAACATGGTTTGCTTTGCCACTGGAAGGCATAAATCTACACTGAATCCAATATGGATGACATTGGGCAAAGAGATTAGGATGGCAGACACATGTTGCAAAGCATAAATTCCATGTTCAAAACAAGTGATAATGGTGTAAATAGTCCACAAAAACAAGTCGAATATTGAGTAGAAATGGCTTGTATCCAACTGCAAGAGATTAAACAAATGTTCAACACTGTTTATTCCGTTAAAAAGAACACTTGCTCTTTCCTAAAACCTACAGAAATTCTCCAGCCAAGAGTTGGCATAAAACATTGTTGACTTCCAAAAATGTGTTTTTTCAGATGCAGGGATCATTAACTGCATCTTTcagattattataaataaagttAAATTTGTGCTCAAGAGGCAGATTCCTTCGCAATCTTCTCAGCCTTGGCAATAACTTCATCAATCCCTCCTACCATGTAAAATGACTGCTCAGGAAGGTCATCATACTTCCCATCCAAAACACCCTGCAACCATGGAGAAAAATAACTCAGTGTTCATCAACAGTGCACATAAAAGATCAAACTAGATTGAGGTTAAACTGACATTCCATTATCAGAGCACCTcagccaaaaagaaaaaaacaagcaGAAAAGATATAAAAGTGATAGTACATTATTCTACAATGGACAGTCAAATGTACAATTAAATTAAAGCACAAGTCAATATACTGTAAGATATCATTGCTACTTTAACCCAACTACAGAAAAACTCAGAAAAGGTTAGCAACAACTATTTCAATATCAACAACAAATTGTTTCATCAAAGTGGGcttatgcttcattcttatcaaCAAAGTGCAACAGATGATAAAGAGGCATGCTGCTCCATGATCCCCAAGGCTGACCATAAATGCAACAAAGGTATTTCTCAAATTGATGATGGTAACGGAAGCAAACCATACAATAAATGTGGCAATGCTATTTCTCAACTAGATGAAGATAACAGAAAAAGGGACTGCACAAAATAATTAAACTGCTGCTAAAGAGTGAGGAAAGAATGAGCTCACAGCATTTCAACAAGCCTTTGTAAGTTCACTTCATTATATACAACTTGCTCATTTGAAACATAATTTGACGATTCAAGAAGATGAAAGTAGAAGTAGCATGCAATAAATTGGTACAAGGAATTTGTGTAAACGATACTCCACAGACAGGACCTTTTAGtacattataaataaaattacttAAATGCTATAAAATACGAGAAATACATCATAAGGTCAATTTTTTTCCTgaatagaaaaaagaaagattttacTCACCTGGAAGCTGTCAACACTCTCCTTCAGCTCCACATATTTTCCAGGTGCACCAGTGAACACTTCAGCAACATGGAAAGGTTGGCTCAGGAACCGTTGTATCTTTCGAGCACGAGCCACAGTCAATTTGTCATCTTCACTGAGCTCATCCATTCCCAAAATTGCAATAATATCTTGAAGATTCTTGTAGTTCTGAAGAACCTTTTGAACACCACGAGCAGTGTTGTAATGCTCTTCTCCCAATACATGAGGAGAAAGCATTCTAGATGTTGAATCAAGAGGATCAACAGCAGGATATATACCAAGTTCAGAGATCTAATAAAGAAAACAATTCCATCTTAGCAAAAAGAaacatagaaaaagaaaataatttaatttgtaACGTATTAAAGGACATAACCAGGTCAAAGCACACCTGTCGTGACAACACAGTTGTGGCATCAAGATGGGCAAAGGTAGTTGCAGGTGCAGGATCTGTCAAGTCATCAGCTGGCACATAAATAGCTTGGACGGAGGTGATAGAACCCTTCTTCGTTGTTGTGATACGCTCTTGAAGCCCACCAAGATCAGTGGCCAAAGTTGGTTGGTAACCAACAGCAGATGGGATACGACCAAGCAACGCCGACACTTCAGAATTTGCCTAGAAAATGCAGaaaaatgttaaaaaaataagCAACTAGGAAATATATTGCTATTTCTCACTATATTGAAAAAACAATATGACTCCTGAGAGCTCACTTGGGTGAAACGGAAAATGTTGTCAATGAAAAGAAGCACATCTTGCCCTTCAGCATCTCGGAAGTGCTCAGCCACCGTTAACCCAGTCAGACCAACACGAGCACGAGCACCAGGAGGCTCGTTCATTTGCCCATAGACAAGTGCACACTTGCTCTCAGCCTGCAAGATGATTCCATTGGGGTGAGACCTAAGATTGGGGGAAAAAGACCCCAATGACAGTGGCAACAAaataaaaggagagaaaaaaactTAAACTTGAACCTGTTTATCACCAAGCTTGATGACACCACTCTCAATCATTTCCCTGTACAAATCATTGCCTTCACGAGTACGTTCTCCGACACCAGCGAAGACAGAGAAACCACCTGGCAGGTAGAAAAACAATGAACAGAAGGACCAataagaattcaaaaaatatatataattattaatcTCTCCTCATGACCAACCATGGGCTTTAGCAACATTGTTAATCAGCTCCATAATAAGCACGGTTTTCCCCACACCAGCACCACCAAAAAGTCCAATCTTTCCACCCCTTTGGTATGGTGCCAGAAGGTCCACGACCTGTAGATAGAAGCATATGCCATCTCAGTAATGTGCAATGGAACTCACTGAAATGTTTGTAAAACATTGCAAACTTAAGAAGAGCATAATTCAGTTCTTAAACATGTAATTTGAGTCG
It includes:
- the LOC103722866 gene encoding ATP synthase subunit beta, mitochondrial-like; translation: MASRRVLSSLLRSSARRSPAARAALFSPRPPISSPRPSPIGFLLSRAVEYATAAASSPAPPPTSPTAGGTGKITDEFTGKGAIGQVCQVIGAVVDVRFDNGLPPILTALEVLDNSIRLVLEVAQHLGENMVRTIAMDGTEGLVRGQRVLNTGSPITVPVGRATLGRIINVIGEPIDEKGELKTNHYLPIHREAPAFVDQATEQQILVTGIKVVDLLAPYQRGGKIGLFGGAGVGKTVLIMELINNVAKAHGGFSVFAGVGERTREGNDLYREMIESGVIKLGDKQAESKCALVYGQMNEPPGARARVGLTGLTVAEHFRDAEGQDVLLFIDNIFRFTQANSEVSALLGRIPSAVGYQPTLATDLGGLQERITTTKKGSITSVQAIYVPADDLTDPAPATTFAHLDATTVLSRQISELGIYPAVDPLDSTSRMLSPHVLGEEHYNTARGVQKVLQNYKNLQDIIAILGMDELSEDDKLTVARARKIQRFLSQPFHVAEVFTGAPGKYVELKESVDSFQGVLDGKYDDLPEQSFYMVGGIDEVIAKAEKIAKESAS